In Gopherus evgoodei ecotype Sinaloan lineage chromosome 21, rGopEvg1_v1.p, whole genome shotgun sequence, a single window of DNA contains:
- the LOC115638255 gene encoding olfactory receptor 4D2-like — protein MERENITTAVTDFVLVGLTQSPELQLFLFIVFSIVYLTTWLGNFTIIITVITDRQLHTPMYFLLANLAFIDISDSTVSVPKMLLGLLSQHKTISFNECILQMFFFHFIAGAMVFLLAVMAADRYVAIHKPLQYLTIMNWGMCMGLVAGTWLGGLAHSAIQIGMVLQLPFCGPNILDNYYCDVPQVVKLACTDTCLFELLMVSHNGVIVIIIFILLLISYTIILVKIRTHLTEGKRKALSTCGTQIMVVCLIFVPCIFIYARPFRKFPMDKVVSVLYTIIPPMLNPMIYTLRNAEMKKAIRRLMSRMVFSGKKIRT, from the coding sequence ATGGAGCGGGAGAATATCACCACCGCAGTGACAGACTTTGTCCTCGTGGGCCTCACTCAAAGTCCTGAGCTGCAGCTATTCCTCTTCATTGTCTTCTCCATAGTCTACCTGACAACCTGGCTCGGAAACTTCACCATCATCATCACCGTGATAACCGACCGCCAGCTCCACACCCCTATGTACTTCCTGCTGGCCAACCTGGCTTTCATAGATATTAGTGACTCTACAGTCAGTGTGCCAAAGATGCTCTTGGGTCTCCTCTCCCAGCACAAAACCATCTCCTTCAATGAATGCATCCTCCAGATGTTCTTCTTCCACTTCATCGCTGGTGCTATGGTATTTTTACTTGCAGTGATGGCCGCCGATAGGTACGTGGCTATCCATAAACCATTGCAATATTTGACTATCATGAACTGGGGTATGTGCATGGGGCTAGTGGCAGGCACATGGCTGGGTGGATTGGCTCACTCTGCTATTCAAATTGGAATGGTCCTCCAGCTACCATTCTGTGGGCCGAACATCCTGGACAATTACTACTGCGATGTCCCACAAGTCGTGAAACTGGCCTGCACTGACACCTGCCTGTTTGAGCTGCTGATGGTCTCCCACAATGGGGTGATTGTCATAATTATCTTCATTCTCCTGCTCATTTCATACACCATCATCTTAGTCAAGATCAGGACACACCTTACGGAAGGGAAGCGCAAGGCTCTGTCCACCTGTGGAACCCAGATCATGGTAGTATGTTTAATATTTGTGCCCTGCATCTTCATCTATGCCCGGCCCTTCCGGAAATTCCCTATGGACAAGGTGGTCTCAGTCCTTTACACTATAATCCCCCCGATGCTGAACCCAATGATCTACACACTGAGGAATGCCGAGATGAAGAAGGCTATCAGGAGACTGATGAGCAGAATGGTCTTCTCAGGGAAGAAAATAaggacataa